The stretch of DNA aTTAAATTAGTAgggaaaaaattttcaatttaaatcTGATTCCAAGAAGTCATgttaacaattactcatgaaaataatttatcttttaaaggtTCTTTTGTCAAACATTTCAAAAGGCatattttggaaatgagaaattaaaagtaCATATAGTTTATATGTGTAAATAGCCTATATTCACATTTTGAGCCCACTCCTGTGTTCAGCACTGATGGGTTAAGAATTTCAGGAactgcagaaagaaaatgaaacttaaattttttttttaatatttatttttgagagagagcattgagcaggggaggggcagagagacagggagacacagaatctgaagcaggctcatgcccctaagctgtcagcacacagcccagtgcagggctcgaacccatgaagtgtaggatcatgacctgagccaaagttgggcacttaaccaactgagctacccaggtgccctgaaactgtTTGCTTTTAAGGagcttaaagttaaaaattagtgTGTTACATAAAGACAAGAATAGGCTAATTATAAATGCcgaactttgaaaaaaatgttctggtATGTTGCACAAGTCCGTTTGCATTGTTAAGAGTTGACAAGTTGGTTTGCTACGTGTTtgtatggtttctgtcctctgcaaCTCAAAAGATACAAGTTACCACAGTGTTGGATAACCACTACATACACATTAGTGCTAACACTCTACTTTTGTATTgggctttttactttttttaaaagattttattttttaagtaatctctacacccaatgtggggcttgaaatcacaacctcAAGAgcaagagtcgcacactctaccaacagagccagccaggtactcTCCTGTGTTGGGCTTTATAGTTGACAAAtacttcccccaccccaacattCTTTACCAAGTAGATAAGTTTTGATCACCCCAATAAGaaattgttatgcccaagatttcaatatcgtccccaaaaaccagagactgccagggagaccgagtcacacatgcaaaagcaaagggctttattattattacgggctcgggctcacagacttcagtGCAGTGGGCATAACAAAATGAatgttaatatatatgaaattagtagaaaatattcataaattttatttaggtCACAGTATTGAAACTTATAGCAACAACACTTTGAATATAATATGTGATCCCAATATGTATCAGAAAAGGTGGACCTCAACAAATCTGTATCCCTAGGCTGAAGTGCTACTGGGAAGGACCAATTTCCAATGATACCAGTTCTCTAGAAGGAGAGGAATGCAGCAACATAGAATTTGCTTCATTCCCACAATCTTTAGGTGAagatattttcacttaaaattcgTTTCCACTTAAAATCCGTAGTGAGTAGCAACCGgttgttccttttttaatttaacagattggtacctttttatttcttttaaaaaggaacatctaggggtgccttggtggctcagttaagcatccaactttggctcaggtcaggatctcccagtttgtgagtttgagccctgcattggctctgtgctgacagtgtggagcctgcttgggattctctctctccctctctctgccccatctgcACTCTGACaaaataacttaaatttaaaaaattttttaaaggaacatgtACATATAGCATAAATTGGGATTTGTGTGTTGaaacacatttcaaaattcatatgGGGCAAAATTTGTAGCTGCAGTTTGACAATACTCCAACATTTGTTTGAGGCTTGTTTTAACCAACATTTTACTCTGCACAACACAACTTGGGCTTTTCTGAAAGGTTTGTGTTATACTGTTgtcaggaacagaaaaaaattagtcCTAGTCCGTGTAGATTTGGTGTATTCCTTTTAACACAAAGACACAATGTAACTTTGTATAGAATACTTGTGTAAACTCTAGTAAAGAATACACCTAGCTGCCAGTGATAATCCCTCTTAAGTAATGAGACTGTCTTAATAAAGTTTTGCTCTTTATAATGGAAGATAAAACGCAGGGCACTCAGTTTGCAGTTGGGCTTGAAAATGTTGTCTGGAACAGATCAGCCAAATAAATCTTTATACCACAGATAGAACTAATTCTAGTACGTAATGGATGGTCATTAAAACTCAGGGTTAGCCAGAAACCCACGCCTTTCTCCAAGCAGGCATTTCAACAGTGTGTTGACTCTTCGGCAGTATAATCTATCTCAATCTGTAGCAGAAGCAATCAAGTTGCATGTCTAGAGGTAGGGGACTAAAAGTCACAAAAACCACCCACACAGCTTTTCCACTACAAATCACACGGtcagttttcaaatgaaaaagaatggaaaggcACACGCCTCAGACCGACTTAAAAGGCCAGGGCTCCTTAGAGACGCAGCCCTGTCCCGCCCAAGGGTCGCCGACCCCGCCCCTAGCTCTGCAATTCCGGTCCAACCTCGGAGGAGCTCCCAGCCAGCAGCGGGAAAGTTTTGTGTCTGCGCAGTAGGCCTGCCTAGTGCCGCGTGGGAAAGGCGGGACTTTCCTACCTCCTGCGTCATCGCCAGTGCGACGCAATACGTCACTGGCCTGAACGGAAGGTCAATAATAGTGGAGTGAGGGCGCGCGCCGTGTTTCGCTTTGGGTTTCCGGCGTGTGCACGCGGCTGTCTAGGCGCAGCCGTGCGTAGCCCGGCTCTAGCGTGTGATGCGGGTGTTTTAGCTCAGCCCCGGCGCAGATATGCTGTGCCGGCTTGGCTGTAGGTGGCTGCGGCCGCTGCCCGCACTGCAGTTCGGAGTCCGGGTCCCGCCGCTTGCGCCAACCTCAACGGGTGGTATTAAGCACTCTGCTCTGCCCGCTTGGGCGGTGGCGTCAGTCTCTACAGTTGGCTCCGGCGGCCCTGGCAGCTGGTACGAGGCCCTGGCCTCGTCGGCGCCGGTGCAGGGCGCCGAGGAGGTGCTACTCGGCATGCACGCCGCCACAGGTCTGCCCTGGTGGGCCTGCATCGCCCTCACCACCGTGGCTCTGCGCGGCGCCGTCACTCTACCCCTGGCCTCCTACCAGCACTACATCCTGGCCAAGGTGAGCGGCACCTGCACCCTGCGCATCCGCGTTGGCGGTGAAGGGTGGTAGTTGTCTGGTGGGGCCTTAAAAGCCCCGGCTGCTTCCGGAGTGCTTAGTGTAAATCATCGTGAAGACTTTTTGCTACGAAATTTTACTAGCATTGGATATGGAATTAAGAGATGTCTGGTGATGCGTGCACTTGTTCGTTTACCCTACTGGGTTTGTGCTCTTGCTTGCTGCCAGAGAATGAGAGAAGTAAAGGAATTAGCAGCAGAAGAAGTCGTGTGGAGAAACCTGTAAAATTGCCGTTTTAAAGGTTGTAATAGCCTGTATGCCTGCAGCATCTTTTGTCCCCGAGTATCCCAGTTCGccttattagaaaaaaaaaaaaaccctgctaagCTAGCCATTTGCAGACTTGATTCCTTATTCAGGCCATGCTACCTGCAACTCTGGTTAGTTGCAGCCAATTGACCTTCACTGCTTCGTTATTTTTTCTATGGAATCAAGATAGTAATTCTTTCCTGGCCTATTTCACAATGTTATATCAAATCAGATACTGTGGGTTAAAGTGCTTTGAAAGCAAAATACTATTCAAATGTGAGACCTCAAAAATAATGGCTTATATGTTTTCAAGTAATTATTGGGGTGGGGGCCCGGAAACAAAGGAAATCATCAGCACCATTAAGACAGTgacatattttacaaaaataattaacacagaGCAGGAATAAATACAGACTCTTTGTGGCTCTGTGACCATCACAAAGCATATTAAAGACTTAACTATTCTGCTTTCTCAGTTTACGTTACTGGGAGATCCAGGAATGAAACATTAAAGTATAGGATTCAGTTCTTGTTTAATCCTTATAATAATTCCATGACATAGGTGCTGtcacacattttatatatgagagaaCAGGGTTTTAGAGCTTAAGTCACATGACCAAAATCACATAGCGAAGATTATGAGCTGGAATTTGAATTTGGTTGTAACTGAAGATATCTTAAGCAAATTAACATCTTATGCTTAGACTTAAATTTTCTTGAGATGATCAGTAAACCACATTTCTCAGTGAGTTAGAGGAGTATTATGAGTGGTTATGAATAAGATCCTTTATGTGCTCGTAAtaaattctgctttttctttagcTAGGTGGAAAATTTGCagccagaaataaaaaacattgcaAGGCATCTTAACCAAGAAATCGCAGTTCGTGCAAATCA from Suricata suricatta isolate VVHF042 chromosome 1, meerkat_22Aug2017_6uvM2_HiC, whole genome shotgun sequence encodes:
- the LOC115296598 gene encoding cytochrome c oxidase assembly protein COX18, mitochondrial isoform X5, yielding MLCRLGCRWLRPLPALQFGVRVPPLAPTSTGGIKHSALPAWAVASVSTVGSGGPGSWYEALASSAPVQGAEEVLLGMHAATGLPWWACIALTTVALRGAVTLPLASYQHYILAKVENLQPEIKNIARHLNQEIAVRANQLKWSKRVARLTFLKNMRRLVSELYVRDNCHPFKATVLVWIQFPMWIFMSVALRNFSTGSPHSEDFCSAKTWNVSFSDVYYILCSCGISADDSNCCDSTFIDCPLLVVLQLHGPFTELAAAFS
- the LOC115296598 gene encoding cytochrome c oxidase assembly protein COX18, mitochondrial isoform X4, producing MLCRLGCRWLRPLPALQFGVRVPPLAPTSTGGIKHSALPAWAVASVSTVGSGGPGSWYEALASSAPVQGAEEVLLGMHAATGLPWWACIALTTVALRGAVTLPLASYQHYILAKVENLQPEIKNIARHLNQEIAVRANQLKWSKRVARLTFLKNMRRLVSELYVRDNCHPFKATVLVWIQFPMWIFMSVALRNFSTGSPHSEDFCSAKTWNVSFSDVYYILCSCGISADDSNCCDSTFSDRLSSTGCAPASWAFHRTCCCVLLGFADFAEYR